From a region of the Flavobacterium branchiarum genome:
- a CDS encoding LytR/AlgR family response regulator transcription factor, which translates to MKYKCIIVDDEPLARELIASHLTNFDNFELVDSFENALKAYTFLETNTVDLLFLDIEMPLLKGNDFLKKLKNPPKVIFTTAYREYAIEGYELNVIDYLLKPITFDRFFVSIEKFKQLQAPRKEEKANPENHIFVSSGNRNIKIIFEDILYIESLKDYITIHLENGISHHLKQNISTFEKVLDSNFVRVHRSFIIQTKKLTAYTKNEVEINTIEIPIGSSYKENWLLYLNKIR; encoded by the coding sequence ATGAAATATAAATGCATTATTGTCGACGACGAACCTTTGGCTAGAGAGTTAATTGCATCTCATCTCACTAATTTTGATAATTTTGAACTAGTCGATTCATTTGAAAACGCATTAAAAGCCTATACATTTTTAGAAACAAATACTGTTGATTTATTATTCCTTGATATTGAAATGCCACTGTTAAAAGGAAATGATTTTTTAAAGAAACTAAAAAATCCACCCAAAGTAATATTTACAACTGCTTATCGCGAATATGCCATCGAAGGATACGAGCTCAATGTTATTGATTACCTTTTAAAACCAATTACTTTTGACCGTTTTTTTGTTTCAATAGAGAAGTTTAAACAATTACAAGCTCCAAGAAAAGAAGAAAAAGCAAATCCGGAAAATCATATTTTTGTATCAAGTGGGAATAGAAATATCAAGATAATTTTTGAAGATATTTTATATATAGAAAGTCTAAAAGATTACATCACGATTCATCTTGAAAATGGAATATCACATCATCTTAAACAGAACATTTCTACTTTCGAAAAAGTACTAGATTCAAATTTTGTTCGAGTGCACCGCTCTTTTATTATTCAAACAAAAAAACTAACTGCTTACACTAAAAATGAAGTCGAGATAAACACAATAGAAATACCAATAGGAAGTAGCTATAAAGAAAATTGGCTACTGTATCTAAATAAAATTAGGTAA
- a CDS encoding virulence RhuM family protein gives MYNSEKDTKFMFYSSSEGNTSIKVILDEENQTVWVSQNSMGEIFETTKQNISYHLSNIYDEGELNKFATVKEILTVQLEGSRNVQRNIEFYNLDAIISVGYRVNSQKATLFRIWATSILKEYLIKGFALDDDRLKQGKNLFGKDYFEELLERIREIRASERRFYQKITDLYATASDYDSKAKITSTFFATVQNKLEFAITNHTASEIIKLRANSENPNMGLTTWKNSKSGGKILKTDVGVAKNYLTEDEISELNRIVTMYLDYAENQAKKGKIMTMKEWSGKLDAFLDFNDYDLLKDAGKIKTDVAKKFAEKEYEKFRVVQDIEYKSDFDKVVESIRSTGVLPKEIDSVSMNPLATKAIKQLSDFDQKLKKGLDFNPKVDKE, from the coding sequence ATGTATAATTCGGAAAAAGACACAAAATTCATGTTTTATTCTTCTAGTGAAGGTAATACAAGTATAAAGGTTATTTTGGATGAAGAAAATCAAACAGTTTGGGTGTCTCAAAATAGCATGGGTGAAATTTTTGAAACTACTAAACAAAATATCAGTTATCACTTAAGTAATATATATGATGAAGGAGAACTGAACAAATTTGCAACTGTCAAAGAAATCTTGACAGTTCAATTAGAAGGTTCAAGAAATGTTCAAAGAAATATAGAGTTTTATAATTTAGATGCTATAATATCTGTTGGATATAGAGTAAATTCTCAAAAAGCTACTTTGTTTAGAATATGGGCTACATCAATCTTAAAGGAATATCTAATAAAAGGCTTTGCATTAGATGATGATAGGCTAAAACAGGGCAAAAATCTATTTGGGAAGGATTATTTTGAAGAATTATTAGAGCGTATAAGAGAAATACGTGCCAGCGAAAGAAGGTTTTATCAAAAAATAACGGACTTGTATGCAACAGCATCAGATTATGATTCTAAAGCAAAAATAACTAGTACTTTTTTTGCTACTGTTCAAAATAAATTAGAGTTTGCAATAACAAATCATACCGCGTCTGAAATAATAAAGCTAAGAGCTAACTCAGAAAATCCAAATATGGGTTTAACTACGTGGAAAAACTCTAAAAGTGGAGGGAAAATTCTAAAAACCGATGTAGGTGTTGCTAAAAACTACCTTACTGAAGATGAAATATCAGAACTAAATAGAATAGTGACTATGTATCTTGATTATGCTGAAAATCAAGCGAAAAAAGGCAAAATAATGACAATGAAAGAATGGTCTGGAAAGTTAGATGCATTTCTTGATTTTAATGATTATGACCTTTTAAAGGATGCAGGAAAAATAAAAACAGATGTTGCTAAAAAATTTGCTGAGAAAGAATATGAAAAATTTAGAGTAGTACAAGATATTGAATACAAATCTGATTTTGATAAAGTTGTTGAAAGTATCAGAAGTACAGGTGTATTACCTAAAGAAATTGATTCGGTTAGTATGAATCCTTTAGCTACAAAAGCAATTAAACAATTATCAGATTTTGACCAAAAACTTAAAAAGGGGTTAGACTTCAATCCAAAAGTAGATAAAGAATAA
- a CDS encoding alkaline phosphatase, translating to MDRRKFFRNGSLFTIGAAVMNPFQGSANILDLESVNKNKKAKNIILLVSDGMSTGTLNMADLYLNRKTGKGSNWIQLYKDNRVSRALMDTASANSIVTDSSAASSSWGGGFRVNNGVLNVSPQGEPHLPIWQKFKKSGKMAGCVTTVPITHATPAGFCVNSKSRNAQDDIAEQYLDLGFDVMMGGGSNYFKPEVRKDKKDMYAAFRAKGYQVVNTRSDMEAASNSKPILGVFSEDGLPYYVDRNSDENLKKTIPSLAEMAQKAIDRMKDHKNGFVLQIESGKVDWAAHGNDIAGLINDQIEFDEAVKIAIDFAEKDKETLVIITTDHGNANPGIIYGKYANENFDSIQKYTQTNEWILNQIKPDSSISQVKEIIEKANGHSVSDDDAKTVLSYYDGLHKEDGLYNYKKLPYKAFAEMQGKINSVGWISMDHSADYVELAMFGPGSELLKPFVKNTDLHYLMLQAAEVENKF from the coding sequence ATGGATAGAAGGAAGTTTTTTAGAAATGGCTCTTTATTTACAATTGGAGCAGCAGTTATGAATCCGTTTCAGGGTTCGGCTAATATCTTGGATTTAGAATCAGTTAATAAAAACAAGAAAGCCAAAAATATTATTCTTTTAGTTAGTGATGGGATGAGTACAGGTACTCTAAACATGGCTGATTTGTACTTAAACAGAAAAACAGGAAAAGGATCCAATTGGATTCAGTTATATAAAGACAATAGAGTTTCGAGAGCGCTAATGGATACAGCTTCGGCTAATTCTATTGTGACCGATTCATCAGCTGCTAGTTCTTCGTGGGGAGGTGGTTTTAGAGTAAACAATGGAGTGCTTAATGTTAGTCCTCAAGGAGAACCACATTTACCGATTTGGCAAAAATTCAAGAAATCAGGTAAAATGGCTGGTTGTGTAACTACGGTTCCAATAACGCATGCAACTCCTGCTGGTTTTTGCGTAAATAGTAAGAGTAGAAATGCTCAGGACGATATCGCTGAACAATACTTAGACCTTGGTTTTGATGTTATGATGGGGGGAGGTTCAAATTATTTTAAACCAGAAGTAAGAAAAGACAAAAAAGACATGTATGCTGCTTTTAGAGCCAAAGGATATCAGGTTGTGAATACTCGCTCTGATATGGAAGCAGCTTCTAATTCTAAACCTATTTTAGGAGTGTTTTCAGAAGATGGTCTTCCGTATTATGTAGATAGAAATAGTGATGAAAATCTTAAGAAAACAATTCCAAGTTTAGCCGAAATGGCTCAGAAAGCGATTGACAGAATGAAAGACCATAAAAATGGTTTTGTTTTGCAAATAGAAAGCGGAAAGGTTGATTGGGCTGCTCATGGTAATGATATTGCAGGTTTGATTAATGATCAAATTGAGTTTGATGAAGCAGTAAAAATTGCAATTGATTTTGCTGAAAAAGACAAAGAAACGTTGGTCATTATTACTACAGATCACGGAAATGCTAATCCAGGGATTATTTATGGTAAATACGCCAATGAGAATTTTGATAGTATTCAGAAATATACGCAGACTAACGAATGGATTTTAAATCAAATTAAACCAGATTCTTCTATTTCGCAAGTAAAAGAAATTATTGAAAAGGCTAACGGACATTCGGTTTCTGATGATGATGCAAAAACAGTTTTGAGTTATTATGATGGATTGCATAAGGAAGATGGATTGTACAATTACAAAAAATTACCCTATAAAGCGTTTGCAGAAATGCAGGGTAAAATAAATTCTGTAGGTTGGATCAGTATGGATCACTCTGCTGATTATGTCGAATTGGCAATGTTTGGCCCAGGAAGCGAACTTTTAAAGCCTTTTGTGAAAAATACAGATTTACATTATTTGATGTTACAAGCTGCTGAGGTAGAGAATAAGTTTTAA
- the rsmG gene encoding 16S rRNA (guanine(527)-N(7))-methyltransferase RsmG produces the protein MDEILKYFPDLTELQIEQFQKLDFLYHDWNEKINVISRKDIDSLYTKHILHSLGIAKIMKFEPGTYVLDVGTGGGFPGIPLAILFPETRFHLIDVIAKKIKVVQGVVDALDLKNVKAEQLRAENVKGDFDFIVSRAVTNMPDFVSWIKDKIKKKHKHELKNGILYLKGGDLTEELKDFPKATEYNLTDFFEDEFFETKKVVHLPLKFTV, from the coding sequence ATGGACGAGATATTGAAATATTTTCCTGATTTGACCGAACTTCAAATCGAACAATTTCAAAAATTAGACTTTTTATATCACGATTGGAATGAAAAAATCAATGTTATTTCTAGAAAAGACATTGATTCCTTATATACAAAACACATTTTACATTCGTTAGGGATTGCAAAAATCATGAAATTTGAACCAGGAACTTATGTTCTTGATGTGGGGACTGGTGGTGGATTTCCGGGTATTCCTCTGGCGATACTTTTTCCTGAAACTCGTTTTCATTTAATTGATGTTATCGCTAAAAAGATAAAAGTAGTTCAAGGTGTTGTAGATGCTTTGGATTTAAAGAATGTAAAAGCAGAACAGCTTCGTGCTGAAAATGTAAAGGGCGATTTTGATTTTATCGTAAGTCGTGCTGTAACTAATATGCCTGATTTTGTTTCTTGGATTAAAGATAAAATCAAGAAAAAACACAAGCACGAACTTAAAAACGGAATCTTATATCTTAAAGGAGGAGACTTAACCGAAGAGTTGAAAGATTTCCCTAAAGCTACAGAATACAATTTGACTGATTTCTTTGAAGATGAATTTTTTGAAACAAAAAAAGTAGTTCACTTGCCTTTAAAGTTTACAGTTTAA
- a CDS encoding fatty acid desaturase family protein, giving the protein MNNTAPTFARQDNLKFFRTLNSRVNNYFKENNIQKTGNWKLHLKAVILFAVFLTPYFLILTLNMPFWVMLLLSIVIGIGMAGIGMNVMHDGNHGSFSNKNWINKFMGGTIYVLAGNVYNWQVQHNVLHHTYTNIPGHDEDLDAGRIIRFTKHAEWHKFHRFQHYYSVFLYGLLTFNWAITTDFKQMRNYLKRKLSYGEPKNPKILWTTLIITKVIYVSIWIVLPILIGITWWKVLIGFFVMHYTAGLILSIVFQLAHVVEETTNPSPNELGEMDNTWAIHQLFTTTNFAPKNAIVNWYTGGLNHQIEHHIFPNICHIHYGKIAKIVKETANECNLPYYEYKTMGSAIVAHFKHLRELGMKPGLSA; this is encoded by the coding sequence ATGAATAACACTGCGCCTACTTTTGCAAGACAAGACAATCTGAAATTTTTCAGAACACTTAACTCACGGGTTAACAATTACTTTAAAGAAAATAATATTCAGAAAACTGGAAACTGGAAATTACACTTAAAAGCAGTTATACTTTTTGCTGTTTTTTTAACTCCTTATTTTTTAATCCTTACACTTAACATGCCATTTTGGGTAATGCTTCTATTATCAATTGTAATTGGTATCGGAATGGCTGGTATTGGAATGAATGTAATGCATGATGGTAATCATGGTTCTTTTTCTAATAAAAACTGGATTAATAAATTCATGGGGGGAACAATTTACGTTCTAGCAGGAAATGTTTACAACTGGCAAGTACAACATAATGTTTTACACCATACTTATACAAATATTCCTGGGCATGATGAAGATCTTGATGCTGGAAGAATTATACGTTTTACAAAACACGCAGAATGGCATAAATTTCACCGTTTTCAACATTATTATTCTGTTTTCTTATATGGTTTATTGACTTTTAATTGGGCAATCACAACTGATTTTAAGCAAATGCGTAACTACTTAAAAAGAAAACTATCTTATGGTGAACCAAAAAACCCGAAAATTCTTTGGACAACTCTAATTATAACTAAAGTCATATATGTATCAATTTGGATTGTTTTACCAATCTTGATTGGAATTACATGGTGGAAAGTACTTATCGGATTTTTTGTAATGCACTATACAGCTGGATTAATTTTAAGCATCGTGTTTCAATTGGCACACGTTGTAGAAGAAACTACAAATCCATCTCCAAATGAATTAGGAGAAATGGACAACACTTGGGCAATTCACCAATTATTTACTACAACCAATTTTGCTCCTAAAAATGCTATTGTAAATTGGTATACTGGGGGATTAAATCACCAAATCGAGCATCACATTTTTCCAAACATATGTCACATTCATTATGGGAAAATTGCAAAAATTGTAAAAGAGACTGCAAATGAATGCAACTTGCCTTACTACGAATACAAAACAATGGGAAGTGCTATTGTTGCTCACTTTAAACATTTGCGTGAGTTAGGTATGAAACCAGGATTATCTGCTTAA
- a CDS encoding pyridoxal phosphate-dependent aminotransferase, with the protein MNHILSDRINNLATSQTLAMAALARELKAQGKDIISLSLGEPDFNTPDFIKEAVKKAVDENYSTYSPVEGYLELREAICKKFKRDNGLDYKPSQIVVSTGAKQSLYNIAQVMLNDGDEVILPAPYWVSYFEIVKLSGGVPVEVPTSVDTDFKITPEQLEAAITPKTKMMWFSSPCNPSGSVYSREELTALAKVLEKHPNIYVVADEIYEHINFSGTFCSIGSIPGMLEKTITVNGVAKAFAMTGYRIGYIGAPEFIAKACTKIQGQVTSGANSVAQRATITAVDADPSVLNHMVKAFHGRRDLVVGLLKEIPGVKINVPEGAFYVFPDVSSFFGKTLKGTEIKDANDLSMYLLGEANVATVTGDAFGNPNCIRFSYATSEDILKEALRRIKEALTA; encoded by the coding sequence ATGAACCATATTCTTTCAGACAGAATCAACAACCTTGCGACATCACAAACTTTAGCAATGGCTGCTTTGGCACGCGAATTAAAAGCCCAAGGAAAAGACATTATCAGTTTAAGTTTAGGTGAGCCTGATTTTAACACACCTGATTTCATTAAAGAAGCAGTAAAAAAAGCAGTTGACGAAAATTATAGCACATACTCTCCAGTAGAAGGATATTTAGAATTGAGAGAGGCTATCTGCAAAAAATTCAAAAGAGATAACGGATTAGATTACAAACCATCACAAATTGTTGTTTCTACAGGAGCAAAACAATCTTTATACAACATTGCACAAGTAATGCTTAACGATGGTGACGAGGTTATTTTACCTGCACCTTACTGGGTTTCTTATTTCGAAATCGTTAAACTTTCTGGTGGAGTTCCTGTTGAAGTTCCAACATCTGTAGATACTGATTTTAAAATTACACCTGAGCAATTAGAAGCAGCTATCACACCAAAAACAAAAATGATGTGGTTCAGTTCTCCTTGTAATCCTTCTGGATCTGTTTATAGCAGAGAGGAATTAACTGCTCTTGCAAAAGTCTTAGAAAAACACCCAAATATATACGTAGTTGCCGACGAAATTTATGAGCACATCAATTTCTCAGGTACTTTCTGTAGCATCGGTTCAATCCCAGGAATGTTAGAAAAAACAATCACTGTAAACGGAGTTGCAAAAGCATTTGCAATGACAGGATACAGAATTGGTTATATTGGAGCTCCTGAATTTATTGCAAAAGCATGTACAAAAATTCAAGGACAAGTAACTTCTGGAGCAAACTCTGTAGCACAACGCGCTACAATTACTGCTGTAGATGCTGACCCAAGTGTATTAAACCACATGGTTAAGGCTTTCCACGGTCGTAGAGATTTAGTGGTTGGATTATTAAAAGAAATTCCTGGTGTAAAAATCAACGTTCCTGAAGGAGCTTTTTACGTTTTCCCAGACGTTTCTTCTTTCTTCGGAAAAACATTAAAAGGAACAGAAATTAAAGACGCAAATGATTTATCAATGTATCTTTTAGGAGAAGCTAACGTAGCAACTGTAACAGGTGATGCTTTTGGGAATCCAAACTGTATTCGTTTTTCTTATGCAACAAGCGAAGACATCTTAAAAGAAGCTTTACGCAGAATCAAAGAAGCTTTAACTGCTTAA
- a CDS encoding peptidase U32 family protein codes for MKKKVEILAPARDLIGGMAAINSGADAVYIGAPQFGARSNANNSIEDVAALVKYAHLFNAQVFVVMNTILYDNELETCRQMIWKLYDIGVDALIIQDMAIMEMELPPIVLHASTQANNRDADKIKFLKDAGIKRVVLARELNLHQIKDIYDKADVELEFFVTGALCVSFSGNCYMSVANGERSANRGSCAQNCRLPYNLIDGNGDTLIKNSHLLSIKDLDVSDQIPNLIEAGVISFKIEGRLKDVAYVKNNVSYLRQKLDSYLEGSDKYIKASSGKCTFTFDSTLNRTFNRGYTDYFVNERHSSIGSWESPKSKGQYIGKLIKTVGNAYEIENGELLNNGDGLCFINENNEADGIYVNKVENGKAYPNVLKEIKEGTFIYRNNDIAFIKIVEREDSAVRKIGTTLLLTENEEGFELIATDEDQNVSIVKLAHSKEQTKNNESIEDNIKAQLAKTGFTPYSADEINVMFSQNWFLPISKVNEMRRNVFEQLSEIRLANYKREEHQIEKTSHPYPETKLDFMYNVSNKTARKFYERHGVTEIEKAFELQWDPGKSRVMTTKYCIKYELKKCPIHQKDIMGVKVKEPLVLKQGELEYKLKFNCKPCEMEIWEKDAEFEIEEDQFH; via the coding sequence ATGAAGAAGAAAGTTGAAATATTAGCTCCAGCCAGAGATTTAATTGGCGGAATGGCAGCTATAAATAGTGGTGCCGATGCTGTTTATATTGGAGCACCTCAATTTGGAGCACGTTCTAACGCAAACAATTCAATTGAAGATGTTGCCGCATTAGTAAAATATGCGCACTTATTTAATGCTCAGGTTTTCGTGGTTATGAATACTATTTTGTACGACAATGAACTTGAAACCTGTCGTCAGATGATTTGGAAATTATATGATATCGGTGTCGATGCATTGATTATTCAAGATATGGCGATCATGGAAATGGAACTTCCTCCTATCGTACTTCATGCCAGCACACAAGCCAATAATCGTGATGCTGATAAAATTAAATTCCTTAAAGATGCTGGGATAAAACGTGTGGTTTTAGCACGTGAACTAAATCTGCATCAAATTAAAGATATCTATGACAAAGCAGATGTTGAACTAGAGTTTTTCGTTACTGGTGCTTTATGCGTTTCCTTTAGCGGAAACTGTTATATGAGTGTTGCTAACGGAGAACGTAGTGCAAACCGTGGCTCTTGTGCTCAAAACTGTCGTTTACCTTATAACCTAATCGACGGAAATGGAGACACTTTAATCAAGAATAGCCACTTACTTTCTATTAAAGATTTAGATGTTTCTGATCAAATTCCAAACCTTATTGAGGCTGGAGTTATTTCTTTTAAAATAGAAGGGCGTTTAAAAGATGTTGCTTATGTTAAGAACAATGTGTCTTACCTGCGTCAGAAATTAGACAGTTATTTAGAAGGAAGTGACAAATACATCAAAGCTTCTTCTGGAAAATGCACATTCACTTTTGACTCTACTCTAAACAGAACCTTTAATCGTGGCTATACCGATTATTTCGTAAACGAAAGACACAGCTCTATTGGTTCTTGGGAAAGCCCAAAATCAAAAGGACAATATATTGGTAAACTTATCAAAACCGTTGGTAACGCCTACGAAATTGAAAATGGCGAATTACTAAACAACGGTGATGGACTTTGTTTTATCAACGAAAATAATGAAGCCGATGGAATTTATGTAAATAAAGTCGAAAATGGAAAAGCATATCCAAATGTTCTAAAAGAAATAAAAGAGGGAACTTTCATTTATCGTAACAATGATATTGCATTCATCAAAATTGTAGAAAGAGAAGATAGTGCTGTTCGTAAAATCGGAACTACTTTACTACTTACTGAAAATGAAGAAGGTTTTGAATTAATCGCTACCGATGAAGATCAAAACGTAAGTATCGTAAAACTAGCTCATTCTAAAGAACAAACAAAAAACAACGAATCGATTGAAGACAACATCAAAGCTCAATTGGCAAAAACAGGATTTACTCCTTATAGCGCCGATGAAATTAATGTAATGTTCTCTCAAAACTGGTTCCTTCCTATTTCTAAAGTAAACGAAATGCGAAGAAATGTTTTTGAGCAATTATCAGAAATACGTTTAGCCAATTACAAACGCGAAGAGCATCAAATAGAAAAAACGTCACATCCTTACCCTGAAACCAAATTGGACTTTATGTACAACGTTTCAAACAAAACGGCTCGTAAATTTTACGAACGTCATGGGGTAACCGAAATCGAAAAAGCATTTGAATTACAATGGGATCCAGGAAAATCTCGTGTAATGACAACCAAATATTGCATTAAATACGAATTAAAAAAATGCCCAATCCACCAAAAAGATATAATGGGCGTTAAAGTAAAAGAACCATTAGTATTAAAACAAGGCGAACTAGAATACAAACTAAAGTTCAATTGCAAGCCTTGCGAAATGGAAATTTGGGAGAAAGATGCCGAATTTGAAATAGAAGAAGATCAGTTTCATTAA